Proteins from a genomic interval of Gossypium hirsutum isolate 1008001.06 chromosome A09, Gossypium_hirsutum_v2.1, whole genome shotgun sequence:
- the LOC107959199 gene encoding probable prolyl 4-hydroxylase 7, producing MCSESEFRAFIYKGFLSSEECDHLIFLAKDKLEKSMVADDVSGQSIESEVRTSSGMFLEKALSYSLCSHSWLFAF from the exons ATGTGCTCTGAATCCGAATTCAG GGCTTTTATTTACAAAGGATTTTTATCAAGTGAGGAATGTGATCACCTTATTTTTCTG GCTAAGGATAAGTTAGAGAAGTCAATGGTGGCAGATGATGTATCAGGCCAGAGTATTGAAAGTGAAGTTCGAACCAGCTCCGGCATGTTTCTTGAGAAAGCTCTG AGTTATTCTCTTTGTTCTCATAGCTGGTTATTTGCCTTTTGA